CTTGAGCGAGTATGCTTAACCATCAATCCAGGTGAACTTCATGGTTTAGTTGGAGAGTCTGGCTCCGGACGCAGTTTGTTGGCAAGAGCAATATTGGGTGTTCCAGGCCATAATTGGACCATCACAGCCGACCGGATGATGTGGGATGGACAAAACTTGATGGAGATGTCCTCTAAACAGCGACGCAACTTAATGGGTAGTGAGATAGCAATGATCTTTCAAGACCCAACAAGTAGTCTGGATCCAGCCATATCTGTTGGTAGCCAAATTATTGAAGCTATGCCCACCAATAGGAGCTTACCTTTTTGGAAGCGTGGCAAGTTTAAGAAAAAAACGGCTGAAAAATGGCTTCATAAGGTCGGCATTAAGAATACCGAAAAAGTGATGGACAGTTATGCGTGGGAGCTGTCCGAAGGCGAATGTCAAAAAGTCATGATAGCCATGGCGGTTGCCAATCAGCCAAGGCTGCTCATTGCTGACGAACCAACTGACTCGATGGAACTGAGTACCCAAGCACAGATATTTAGATTATTGAGTAAACTAAATCAGCTGCAAAACGTCTCAATTTTGTTGATAAGTCATGAACTTGAAACCTTGGCTGGTTGGTGCGATCAACTGACCGTTCTATACTGCGGCCAAGTCATGGAATCGGGCCCTACTGCCGAGCTGCTAAAACAGCCTTTTCATCCGTACACTGAAGCCTTGGTCGATAATGCCCCTGACTACTCTGGTACATTAACTCATAAATCAATGATGCAAACCCTGCCTGGTTCAGCGCCAGCATTGCAACACTTGCCTATTGGCTGTCGACTCGGCCCGCGCTGCCCGCAAGCGCAAAAGAGATGTGTCAGTCAACCGAGTTTATGCCACAAGAAAGGTCGCTATTTTGCCTGTCACTTCCCATACCACAACGAGTCTTGTAATGACGACACCTCTACTTAAAGTAACCAACCTAAGCAAAAGCTACTATGCTGGTTATAAGCGTTTCAAACGTCAATACAACCAAGCGTTGTCACCGGTTTCATTTGAATTAAACACTGGTGAGACGCTCGCTATCGTCGGTGAAGCGGGATCAGGCAAGAGTACTATTGCTCGCATTCTTGTGGGGGCTGAAATTCGCAGTGGCGGAGAGATCTTTTTTGAAGGTGAATCATTGGAGAAGCATGATTTAAAGCAACGCTGCCGTATGATCCGGATGATTTTTCAAGATCCAAATACATCGTTAAACCCAAGATTAACGATTGGCGATTTACTTGACGAACCGCTTAAATTCAATACCAATCTTTCAGAAAAAGATAGACGGGCTTTAGTTGTCGATAAACTGAGAAAAGTCGGTTTATTATCAGAACATGTTGATTTCTATCCGCACATGATCTCCGAAGGGCAAAAGCAACGAGTCGCCGTAGCAAGAGCACTAATGCTTGATCCCAAAATCATCATTGCAGATGAAGCGCTCACCGCGCTCGATCTGTCTGTACGGGCACAAATTTTAAATTTGTTACTCGAATTACAGCAAGAAATGGGACTGTCTTACATCTTCGTGTCCCATAATATGAATATTATTCGTCACGTTAGTGACAAAATAATGGTGTTGAAAAAAGGCCAGCTCATTGAAGAGGCAACCACAGAACAACTGTTTAATGCGCCTCAACATGAATACACACAGCGACTGATACAAGAGCAAAGTTTGTTTACCCGTAAGAAGTAATACTAACCCTATTAAATATTTGGACAGTTCAGAGCCGCTCAGTTTTTTCAATCCAAGGCGCATTAATGAGATTGGTATAACTGCTCCAACCACTGAGAAAAACACTTAAATTTACGAAAAGTAAGTGTTATTTGATGTGGGTTTATTTATCCTAGATACAATTTTTTCAGAGAAATAGAAAATATGATTATTAAACCTAGAACTCGTGGCTTTATTTGCACAACGACTCACCCAGTTGGTTGTGAAGCCAATGTACTTGAACAGATCAACATTACTAAAGCCAAGGGCAAAATTGCAAACGGTCCAAAAAAGGTATTAGTCGTTGGCTCTTCAAGCGGTTATGGTCTTTCTTCTCGTATCACAGCAGCATTTGGCAGTGATGCAGCCACCTTAGGCGTATTTTTTGAAAAGCCAAGTACAGAAACTAAACCTGGTACTGCTGGCTGGTATAACTCTGCCGCATTCGACAAATTTGCTAAACAAGAAGGTTTATATTCTAAAAGCATAAATTGTGATGCCTTTAGTCACGCAGCCAAACAAAAAGCGATCGAGCTAATTAAACAAGATCTCGGTGAAGTCGATATGGTTGTCTACTCACTGGCA
The Shewanella sp. KX20019 DNA segment above includes these coding regions:
- a CDS encoding ATP-binding cassette domain-containing protein encodes the protein MTTPLLKVTNLSKSYYAGYKRFKRQYNQALSPVSFELNTGETLAIVGEAGSGKSTIARILVGAEIRSGGEIFFEGESLEKHDLKQRCRMIRMIFQDPNTSLNPRLTIGDLLDEPLKFNTNLSEKDRRALVVDKLRKVGLLSEHVDFYPHMISEGQKQRVAVARALMLDPKIIIADEALTALDLSVRAQILNLLLELQQEMGLSYIFVSHNMNIIRHVSDKIMVLKKGQLIEEATTEQLFNAPQHEYTQRLIQEQSLFTRKK
- a CDS encoding peptide ABC transporter ATP-binding protein, with product MPLLDIRNLTIELDTPHGRVKALERVCLTINPGELHGLVGESGSGRSLLARAILGVPGHNWTITADRMMWDGQNLMEMSSKQRRNLMGSEIAMIFQDPTSSLDPAISVGSQIIEAMPTNRSLPFWKRGKFKKKTAEKWLHKVGIKNTEKVMDSYAWELSEGECQKVMIAMAVANQPRLLIADEPTDSMELSTQAQIFRLLSKLNQLQNVSILLISHELETLAGWCDQLTVLYCGQVMESGPTAELLKQPFHPYTEALVDNAPDYSGTLTHKSMMQTLPGSAPALQHLPIGCRLGPRCPQAQKRCVSQPSLCHKKGRYFACHFPYHNESCNDDTST